The Fervidibacillus albus genome contains a region encoding:
- a CDS encoding ABC transporter permease — translation MIHFVMKRIINRKSITFITILAMTTIFTLIPIGIQLSQDARLSVETTIEKYGRGSYDILVRPKDSRTDIEKSFGIVEENYIGDSSGGISLEEWEEIKQNADIEVAAPVASVGYFTGNQTSVQLPFVEYPARFTWQFFTTDGVHRYPISDQHSLTYFEYYYGNGEWPEYFTTNWDVIGARMGLWLPLNYYLVVAIDVESEGKLTGIDFTGLNKSVAAAPDSDALQSWLQDRGDPPVIPVLQREDLHIPLYISVKEEKLDISLAEYKAKYKVDKERPIYSVDRGYWEALENDLRSQPAIETAEYDVDLSQFQSPFNGTFVVITNDYTVEKGIGGSLSNDTSIYYTASKINYQIEDDSIQVNKVQDGNPPTYKEVTKHGESYLETESPPFIVWQMGTFQVPETEKQLTSSPLGIYSSEEVKTMDGTTLTPTPYPGSFISAPAAGVTTLEAAEIIKGDHPIDAIRIKVAGIKQYNADAQEKIERVASDLVNKGYEVDIVAGSSFKEQQMEVEGIGTVLSPWTTLGVAQTLTTSWNRIALVHIILFSVFGLVWFASRLLYERNALLEENRLLSMIGWTNKQIRRKNYTEQIVLLTLATIFSLCILLLLNRNMHPFLYSIPLLFWILSILFVCVLFTNKKERTKNEHKYRKWASFFHYRHLILPVMGVIFISVIFVGLQTTAMIQGIIEAKKTTLGDFATNELFYINIFLLTTTLFLTFTSVSEAMKAIFTNRQKEFQMYYTIGWTKKMIKRHLLKEVAVWAGISVILGVMFSFSLFLIMDLSLKWTFVILLSSIGLFLLPLLLTNSVTKQIQV, via the coding sequence ATGATTCATTTCGTTATGAAACGTATCATCAATCGAAAGTCCATTACATTTATCACCATTTTAGCCATGACGACGATTTTCACACTCATTCCAATCGGCATCCAACTTTCACAAGATGCAAGACTCTCTGTGGAAACGACGATCGAAAAATACGGAAGAGGTTCTTACGACATTTTAGTCCGTCCGAAAGACTCAAGAACCGATATTGAAAAGTCGTTTGGGATTGTCGAAGAAAACTATATTGGCGACAGTTCGGGAGGCATCTCTCTTGAAGAATGGGAGGAAATTAAACAAAACGCAGATATTGAGGTTGCCGCACCGGTTGCTTCAGTAGGATACTTTACCGGAAATCAAACATCGGTCCAATTGCCATTTGTGGAATATCCGGCAAGATTTACGTGGCAGTTTTTTACAACCGATGGGGTTCATCGTTATCCAATTAGTGATCAACACTCACTTACTTACTTTGAATATTACTATGGAAATGGAGAGTGGCCCGAATATTTTACGACTAATTGGGACGTAATTGGTGCGCGAATGGGACTATGGTTACCTCTAAATTATTACTTAGTTGTTGCCATCGATGTGGAAAGCGAAGGAAAATTAACAGGCATTGACTTTACCGGTTTGAACAAATCGGTGGCAGCAGCACCTGATTCGGACGCTTTACAATCTTGGTTACAAGATCGGGGTGATCCGCCTGTTATTCCTGTTTTGCAAAGGGAAGATTTACACATTCCTTTATACATATCTGTAAAAGAGGAGAAATTAGATATTTCACTCGCTGAATATAAAGCGAAATACAAAGTAGATAAAGAACGACCTATTTATTCTGTAGATAGGGGATATTGGGAAGCATTAGAAAATGATTTAAGAAGCCAACCTGCTATAGAAACAGCGGAATATGATGTCGATTTAAGTCAATTCCAATCGCCTTTTAATGGGACATTTGTAGTTATTACAAACGATTATACCGTCGAAAAAGGAATAGGTGGTTCTCTCAGTAACGATACGAGCATTTATTATACAGCTTCAAAAATCAATTACCAGATTGAGGATGATTCAATCCAAGTGAACAAGGTCCAAGACGGGAATCCACCAACATATAAAGAAGTGACGAAACATGGGGAAAGTTATTTAGAGACAGAATCTCCTCCCTTTATCGTTTGGCAAATGGGAACATTTCAAGTACCGGAAACGGAAAAACAACTCACATCCAGTCCATTAGGCATCTACTCGTCCGAAGAAGTAAAAACGATGGACGGTACAACACTGACACCAACGCCTTATCCGGGAAGCTTTATTTCCGCTCCTGCAGCAGGTGTGACAACCCTCGAAGCGGCAGAAATCATTAAGGGTGATCACCCAATTGATGCCATCCGAATTAAGGTTGCCGGTATAAAACAATATAATGCTGATGCGCAAGAAAAGATTGAACGTGTAGCCAGTGATTTGGTAAATAAAGGGTACGAAGTGGATATTGTGGCAGGTTCTTCGTTTAAAGAACAGCAAATGGAGGTCGAAGGAATCGGAACTGTTCTTTCTCCTTGGACTACATTAGGCGTTGCCCAAACATTAACGACAAGTTGGAATCGTATCGCCCTAGTCCATATTATTTTATTTTCAGTTTTTGGACTTGTATGGTTTGCTTCACGTTTGCTGTACGAGCGAAATGCACTATTAGAAGAAAATCGTCTGTTATCCATGATTGGTTGGACAAACAAACAAATTCGCCGAAAAAACTATACCGAGCAAATTGTTTTGTTAACATTAGCTACGATCTTTAGTCTTTGCATTTTGTTGTTGTTAAACCGGAATATGCATCCATTTCTTTACTCGATTCCCCTTTTATTTTGGATTCTTTCCATCCTGTTTGTATGCGTACTGTTTACTAATAAAAAGGAAAGAACGAAAAATGAACACAAATATCGAAAATGGGCGAGTTTTTTTCATTACCGGCATTTAATTTTGCCTGTTATGGGTGTGATATTTATATCGGTAATCTTCGTTGGTCTGCAAACAACGGCCATGATCCAAGGGATCATTGAAGCGAAAAAAACGACCCTTGGTGATTTCGCTACTAACGAATTATTCTATATCAACATCTTTCTACTAACGACGACTCTTTTTCTTACATTTACAAGTGTTAGTGAAGCGATGAAAGCCATATTCACCAATCGACAAAAGGAATTCCAAATGTATTATACGATCGGTTGGACGAAAAAGATGATCAAAAGGCATTTATTGAAAGAGGTAGCCGTTTGGGCAGGAATTTCCGTAATCTTAGGTGTCATGTTTAGTTTTTCTCTTTTCCTTATCATGGATCTTTCACTAAAATGGACGTTCGTTATATTGCTTAGCAGTATTGGTCTATTCCTTCTTCCGTTACTATTAACAAATAGTGTTACAAAACAGATACAAGTGTAA
- a CDS encoding Rrf2 family transcriptional regulator → MSISSRFAVGVHILAFIELNKVNVSSSEFIAKSVNTNPALIRKMMGMLKRAGLIEVHPGIAGAKLAKKPSEITLLDVYKAVNVVGKNQLFRIHEHPNPNCPVGRNIQHSIEPIFAAAQLEMENFLKKFTLEDIVKDIARKEHIG, encoded by the coding sequence ATGTCAATCAGCAGTCGGTTTGCAGTCGGCGTTCATATATTGGCGTTCATCGAATTGAATAAAGTGAATGTATCGTCTTCCGAGTTCATTGCAAAAAGTGTAAACACAAATCCAGCTTTGATTCGAAAGATGATGGGCATGTTAAAAAGAGCGGGATTAATCGAGGTCCATCCTGGTATTGCGGGGGCTAAACTGGCAAAAAAACCATCTGAAATTACATTGTTGGATGTTTATAAGGCTGTAAATGTTGTCGGTAAAAATCAGTTATTTCGTATACATGAACATCCAAATCCAAATTGCCCCGTCGGAAGAAATATCCAACATTCGATTGAACCGATCTTTGCAGCAGCCCAATTGGAAATGGAAAATTTTTTAAAAAAATTCACGTTGGAAGATATTGTGAAGGATATTGCTAGAAAGGAACATATTGGATAA
- a CDS encoding arsinothricin resistance N-acetyltransferase ArsN1 family A — MTKNWNVRQAREDDLLEILTIYNQGIEDRIATLEQDLKSIDDMNHWFRHRPERYSVLVIGDEKIRGWASLNPYSHRCVYDGVADISIYIERSWRGKGLGSILLSALEEKAKENEFYKLVLFTFPFNQSGQNLYRKKGFREVGIFEKQGVLDGKFVDVMAMEKLLI, encoded by the coding sequence ATGACGAAAAATTGGAATGTCCGGCAAGCGAGAGAGGATGACCTTTTGGAGATTCTTACGATTTATAACCAAGGAATTGAGGATCGAATCGCTACATTAGAACAAGATTTAAAATCGATTGATGATATGAACCATTGGTTTCGTCATCGGCCAGAGCGCTATTCTGTTCTTGTAATCGGTGATGAAAAAATAAGAGGATGGGCTTCATTAAACCCTTATTCCCATCGCTGTGTTTATGATGGTGTTGCTGATATATCCATTTATATTGAAAGATCATGGAGAGGGAAAGGATTGGGTTCAATACTTCTTTCAGCCCTTGAAGAAAAAGCAAAGGAAAATGAATTTTACAAGCTCGTCTTATTCACATTTCCATTTAATCAAAGCGGTCAAAATTTGTATCGAAAGAAAGGATTTCGAGAGGTAGGTATATTTGAAAAGCAAGGAGTACTAGATGGAAAATTTGTAGATGTTATGGCAATGGAAAAACTGTTAATTTAA
- a CDS encoding DUF2200 domain-containing protein: MPKHQIYSMSVAKVYPHYITKAEKKGRTKSEVDEIIRWLTGYSQEEIESHLEKQTDFATFFAEAPRLNPARTLIKGVVCGVRVENIEEPTMKEIRYLDKLIDELAKGKTMDKILRTL, encoded by the coding sequence ATGCCCAAACATCAAATCTATTCAATGAGTGTTGCGAAAGTGTATCCTCATTATATTACGAAAGCAGAGAAAAAAGGGCGTACAAAATCGGAAGTTGATGAAATCATTCGTTGGTTGACGGGATACAGTCAGGAAGAAATAGAATCGCATTTAGAGAAACAAACGGACTTTGCCACCTTCTTTGCGGAAGCTCCCCGATTGAATCCTGCACGGACGTTGATCAAAGGTGTCGTTTGCGGCGTTCGAGTGGAAAATATTGAAGAACCAACGATGAAGGAAATTCGTTATTTGGATAAGCTAATCGATGAACTAGCGAAAGGAAAAACGATGGATAAAATTTTACGAACATTATAA
- a CDS encoding RNA-guided endonuclease InsQ/TnpB family protein, protein MINKAYQFRLHPTKEQEQLLAKTFGCVRFIYNKMLEERIQIYEKFKDDKEALKKQKFPTPAKYKKEFPWLKEVDSLALANAQLNLQKAFQNFFSGRVGFPKFKNRKAKQSYTTNVVNGNIKLSDGYIKLPKLKWVKFKQHREIPAHHIIKACTITKTKTGKYYVSILTESEHQPVPKEVQTVVGLDFSMNTLYVDSEGKRANYPRFYRKALETLAKEQRILSRRKKGSNRWHKQRLKVAKVHEKIANQRKDFLHKESHKLAKRYDCVVIEDLNMKGMSQALHFGQSVHDNGWGMFTSFLQYKLAEQGKKLIKIDKWFPSSKTCSCCGQVRESLSLSERTFRCECGFESDRDVNAAINIKHEGMKRLVIA, encoded by the coding sequence AACCTTTGGTTGTGTCCGTTTCATTTACAACAAAATGCTTGAAGAACGCATACAAATTTATGAAAAGTTCAAAGACGACAAAGAAGCTTTGAAAAAACAAAAATTTCCGACCCCTGCTAAGTACAAAAAGGAGTTTCCTTGGCTTAAAGAAGTGGATAGCCTTGCGCTGGCAAACGCCCAATTGAATTTGCAGAAAGCGTTTCAAAACTTCTTTTCTGGTCGTGTTGGATTTCCAAAGTTCAAAAACCGCAAGGCGAAACAGTCGTACACCACAAATGTGGTGAATGGCAACATTAAGCTTTCAGATGGCTATATCAAGTTACCCAAACTGAAATGGGTCAAGTTCAAGCAACATCGGGAGATTCCTGCTCACCATATCATCAAGGCTTGTACGATCACGAAAACAAAAACAGGAAAATACTATGTTTCTATTCTCACAGAGTCCGAACATCAACCTGTACCAAAAGAAGTGCAAACGGTTGTTGGGCTTGATTTTTCCATGAATACGCTGTACGTCGATAGCGAGGGTAAGAGAGCCAATTATCCTCGATTCTATCGTAAAGCATTGGAAACATTAGCGAAGGAACAGCGCATTCTATCACGCAGAAAGAAAGGTTCTAATCGTTGGCATAAACAGCGTCTGAAAGTTGCAAAGGTACATGAAAAAATTGCGAACCAACGAAAAGACTTTCTGCATAAGGAATCACACAAATTAGCAAAACGATATGATTGTGTCGTGATCGAAGACCTCAACATGAAAGGTATGTCACAAGCCCTCCATTTCGGTCAAAGCGTTCATGATAACGGCTGGGGCATGTTCACCTCTTTCCTTCAGTACAAGTTGGCAGAACAGGGGAAGAAACTGATCAAAATCGACAAATGGTTCCCCTCATCCAAAACGTGTTCGTGTTGCGGTCAAGTCAGGGAGTCTCTATCGCTTTCTGAGCGTACATTCCGGTGTGAATGTGGATTCGAAAGCGACAGGGACGTCAATGCGGCAATCAATATCAAACATGAGGGCATGAAACGATTAGTGATAGCCTAA